DNA from Denticeps clupeoides chromosome 7, fDenClu1.1, whole genome shotgun sequence:
CATTATAATCAGAACCCTTTCCTCTAAACCATATTACTCCTTTAAGAACGTCAGTGGCTCCCCATTGAATAAAGTCTGCACTTTGAAACGTTGAAGGCTGCCTGTAACCTTCCCCATTTCATCTGGCTGAACTCATCCAGATCAGTACACCCTCCAAGCCCGGGTAAAGGAgtgttgcgtcaggaagggcatccagtgTAAAACTGTTGCCAAGTTGATTGTGCAGAAGACCACACATTCCACTGTGGTGACACTTAAcgggagcagccgaaggaagaagaagaataagatGACGCGATCATCAATTATTGACTGTCAGCAAATGCACAGCCAGTGAggacattattcatttattcacagCAGCAgcgaatattaataataacctCAGAGAATCCGGGTATAAGCTAGTTAAAGACCTGCAGctctgactgtgtgtgagtaAATGAAATGCGCTGCTGGTGCCGCTGAGACCCGTTATGCAACCGCAGCAGATCAGGCTGACGTGTGGTGCCCGTGAGCCGCAAGCTGCTGTCAGAGCCGGTCTGAGAGTAGGAGGTGGGAGTGCGAGAGTGCGAGGGTGTAATTTTAGGGTGTGCGCACAAAGCCGACAGGAGGAAAAGCGAGAAAAGAATGTCTGGAAGGCTCAGAGCTTTGTCATTACAACTGGCAGCAGCTGAGTTGGAGGAAAGTGTCCCCTGAGAGGAAGTGCAAAATCATGCCGTCACACTAAACTTAAATGTGTGCTTCAAAAGGTTCAGTAATTGGACCGACGATTGTTTGGTACAATCGTCGTACAATCGTAGTGAGTCATTTTGTAGACTTGACAGCAGTCACAGTGGCTGATaagtacagttgtggccaaacgTTTTAGGAATGACACTAATACTGGTTTTCTGCTTCCGTTTTtaattatggcaatttgcatatactccagaatgttatgaaaaACGATCAGATGAAtggcaaagtccctctttgacaccccccccccaaaaaaaaacaaaacaaaaaaaaaaaaacattttcactgcatttcagccctgccacaaaaggacctgctgagataatttcagtgatcctctcatttaCACAAATGAGAGTGTAGAGGAGCACAAGgcagaatagcagactggatgctttaaaaggagggtgatgccttgaaatcattgttcttcccctgttaaccatggttacctgcaaggaaacacgtgcagtcatcattgcgttgtaTAAAAAGGGCTTCGCgggcaagaatattgctgctactaagattgctccaagaaacttcaaggagagaggttcaggtgttgtgaagaaggcttcagggtggccagcaagcaccaggagcATCTCCTAGAGATAATTCAGATGCGGGATTGGGGTGCCAGAAAACCCCgtccggaccttaatccaattgagaacttgtggtcaatcctcaagaagCGGGtggacaaactccaagcactgatttaTGAAGGAATGTGTTGCcttcagtcaggatttggcccagacgttgattgacagcatgccagggcgaattgcagaggacttgtgaaaaaagggccaacactgcaaatattgactctttgcgtAAACTTAatataattgtcaataaaagcctttgaaacttataaaatgcttgtaattgtACTTCTATACACTACAGAGAACAACTGAGAAACAGATCTAacaacactgaagcagcaaactttgtgaaaaccagtatttctGTAATTCTCAACACTTTTAGGCCACAACTGTACACTGTAGATGACGTGAACTAATAGGACGCATCATTCATTCTTTCGAATCTTTTCCtccttttattgttttgtatttgGTTTTGATTCAAAGACAAGCTTAGACTTTGgagacagttttttttctgttctggtATATCTTCAAAAGTGGCTTGGTGAAATACCAAGCTGCCTTTTTGTAGGGCTCATTAATCATTGTGACACCCCCATCCTGTGGGCTTTTCAGAGAGGATGGGCCAGTTGTGGAATGTCTGAACACAGAGTCGAGTTGTTATCTGAAGTTGTATCGCTGCTCGGTGCCTGGAAGCTCATGCTTCTGCACAACAAATTGTTAAGAAAACAACAGGAAGATGTAATATGGACCAGTCAGCGTATGCCAAGGTTTCGGACCAAGATTTTGTTTCACATTTCTCTTCTGTTCttgatttataaataaactgAGCATTTATACAACGTCAGGTAACAAATCGAATTCCTACATTGCACACCTGacctgtcacatgcacaaatgtTGCCGTTCCTGGCTGCCTTACTGTCACGTTAGCATTAGAATTAGTTGTGTACAAGGACAAATTACAAGCCTGTCTTGTTTCAGGACTGCAAATGCAGCGCTACCTTGTGGACagttttattattctttttgtccATTACATAACCCTACATAAATCCtgcatttttttaacagggGAAAAAGATGGGTGCATTCCACCCATCTTTTGTCCTATTTGTGAGTGACTGGAAAGTCTTTCAGATGAAAGATGACattatatatctaaaaaaataaagggaacacttttaacaaaatgtaactccaagtcaatcgcATAtcagacaacaggtggaaattataggcaatttgcaagacatccccaataaaggcgtggtcctgcaggtggtgaccacagaccacttctcacttttggtcacttttgaatgatgCCGGTGCTTTCAATCTAGTGGTAGAATGAGATGgtgtctacaacccacacaagtggctcaggtagtgcagctcatccatgGCACACCAGTGTGAcagtgtctgtcagcgtagtccagagcatggagacactaccaggagacaggccagtacatctggagatgtggagaaggccgtaggagggcagcAACCCAGCAGAAGGACCACTACCTCCAAAAGGAGGAACtagagcactgccagagcccagcAAAATGACCTCCCGACGAGGGATGGCCACAGGTGTGGGTTGTGCTTACAGATCAAGACATTGCGACATTTGGCATTCgacagagaacaccaagattggcaaattggCACCctctgctcttcacagatgaaagcagtgCCAGACGTGAAAGAGTCTGAAGACGAAGTGGAGAATGTTCTggtgcctgcaacatcctccagcatgactggtttggcagtggtgtggggtggcatttctttagggGGCCACGCAggcctccatgtgcttgccagaggtagcctggcTGCCATTAgataccaagatgagatcctcagaccccttgagaccatatgctggttcAGTTTGTCCCTGGGGTCCTAATGCTAGACAAtcctagacctcatgtggctggagtgtcagcagttcctgcaagatgaaggcattgatgctatggactggcccacccattccccagacctgaatccaattgaggacatctgggacatcatgtctcgctccatccaccaacagtacattgcaccacagactatccaggagttggcggatgctttagtccaggtctgggaggagatccatcaggagaccatccgccacctcatcaggagcaggcCCAGGCGTGttgggaggtcatacaggcacatgggggccacacacactactgagcctcattttgactccatcaaagttggatcagcctgtaatgtgttttactactttaattttgagtgtgactccaaatccagacctccatgggttgattaaATTTGATTTGCATAGATAATTTTTACTTGATTTTGtcatcagcacattcaactaattaaaaactttgttctttacaaagaatatttaattaattcaggtCCAGGATGCCTTGCTTTTGTGCTACCTTTGTGTATGTCTTAATTGTGTAAGCATATGTAGCAGCCATGTTCAGGTTATTGTTGGGAGTTTGTGAAAAGGCACAGGGTCACACAGAATTTCTGGGCCTGAATCTGCattaattattgcattattCAAGTGTCGGCTGTACAGTCCTCATTACAAGACAGCAAAATAAACCACTGGTTTACCCCCCAAATCTGTTACTGTACAGCAATAACATTACTAAAAGGTGTTGTAATTAACAGGCGTGTGGTTCTCTAATAACACGTTTGTTTGAAATGTCAGCACTCGGGGCATGAgctcaaaagaaataaaaaaaagggcatTGGGCTTAGATCATTAGATCATTTACagtaactttttttctttcaaagcAAGTTACTAACATTACATACATAGACTGTGATGTGATCTTGTGCTgaataaaatacattgaaatagaAAGGGTAAAAAGTTGTATGTATtcttgaagaaaagaaaaaaaaaactcaatgcaGAATATTTCCAGTCAGAACAGCATGAAAACACCGACATTTCCCTGGGTGAATGGATGTTGTATGCATGCCCCAGTTCTGCAGATGATGTGTTTCTTCAGAAATCTCCATAATGCAGCAGTCTGGATGATCCAGATGGAagtcaggagaaaaaaaaaaaaaaaaaagtcagccaTGTGAACTATAGTTACATTTATGATATGATGCATACTGAGCTTCTTTAATTACAACAGCAGACCTGATCACATTTGTTTCACCCACCTGAAGAGAAGGGCGTCACCTTTGTTGTTGGCGACAGAATAGAAGCCGCTGTTAGGGGAGAAGTCCAGAGAGAATGTTCGGTAAATGGTCTTCCGTCTGAACATAGGAAAGTTGGAAAAGACTGTGAGGCTGGGAAGATGTACCTagaaagaggagaggaaaaacaTCAGAATGTTTTACATAGCACTGTGATGCAAAGGCATTTTAGCAGTAAAAGCTAACTGTCTGTTTTGTCACAATGCcgcaaaagaaaaaatatagatggagagaagaaaacacacacacacacacacacacacacacacacacaaaaggttctagaaaagaatttccatgattTCCATGACAATGACTGGCAaaatttcatgaccatatgtgttttgacatttttgtgcaaatctgctggtgaaaaaattatatattacaaAAGTCCAAATTTACCTGAAAATTACTAAAATGTAACTTCTGACAAgtctgaaaagcttaacttaaacaaaCTGTCTTCCTCCAAGTTTGAGTAGCCCGTGCCCCAATCAGGTTCCAGCATagatcagctgtaatttacatgacttttaaaggGAGATGTGTtgctgcggaggtgctggaatatgaaAGCAATGCATGCAGCACCATGTGACATGGTTCACTACACAAAGGTACTAGACCTACGCTAGTTGTAAACATTGTagttgaaaatataaaaaaaaaaaaattcaggaacGATGTACTTCATTACATTATACATACATTATGTTTTCAGTGTTAGCCTagctgagtaaagcaccgtccctacacactgctgcccgggcgcctttcctggctgcccactgctccatcagggggatgggttaaatgtagagaacacatttcactgtgtgctgtgctgtaatcactttcattcacattcactcactcatgTGTCAGATTTAAACGACTTTTACATAATTCCCAAATTATGGAAATTCAAATTTCCATGAGGTTTTTAAAGAACCCtgtataacaaataaacatgctGTCATAAATATGCTGTCAAATTGGCCACATTTGTGGCCACAACAGGAGATTGGTGAAATATAAAAAGGAAAATACGGGAAACTAGGGGACACCCACCAGCCGATTGGCCTCGTCATCAGATCTGGACGCAATGGCGAGGATCTCAGATGTGGGGTTGAAGCGGAGCGAGGTTGCAGGGGTCAGCAGGTTCATGATGGCTTTCAGGGGTTTGGGCTGTGAGCTGGTCAGACAGGATGCCTGAGAATACACATTCACCACCCCGGACTGGGAGCTGGGAGGACAGAAGAGACCAGATGAAGTAGAGAACAGGCAGGTCTGACTGGACAGGTGTGTGGAGAGAGTATGGAGAGACTCACCCGCAGGCCAGGTACTGTCCATCTCGGGAGACAGCGATGGAAGTTCCTTTAATGCAGCCATCATCCACAAAGCGGTTGAGGCATCTGCTGCTCCTGACGTCCCAAATGAACACTTCACCCTCCTCTGCAGAGCAAGCGCAACCCTTCATCAACATGGAATTATTATGTTGAACTGCAAGAAGGGAACCTTGTCAGTCAGCCTTACCAGTGCTGGAAAAAATCTTGCTGCCATCAGCAGAGAACGCTGTTCCACAAACAGAACCATTCACCTTCATTGTACGGACAACTTCTCTAGTCTGAGAGAAGTTATGAAATCAATCATTAATACTGATCAGGAGTGCATCCCATACACATCACAGCTATTAATATTCTAAAATCAGTAGCACAGTCATACCTTCATGGTCATCAAGTGAAGGTATCCTGCGGAGCCAGTGAACAGGAGAGACTCTCCCTCTGGAGAAACTTCAAACTCTTTCACCCTCTTTTCATTAAGACCTGAAGAACCATACAACAGCCACACTGAACAATCTCCACCAGAGgttattccaaaatgaacaCCCAGAATATCATGAGGGGTGTGTCCAACTTCCAAAAGCACATGTATGTAAAGTTATCATAGTCTCATGAAACAGGAAAATCCCCTTAATATTGAGCAGAATGCACACATATATGCTGTGCATTCACAATGCACAGCATATATAGAAAGAGAAAACATGTTATTCTGACAAGCCTCTCTCACCTCTGACTGTGGGTACAGGAATGATCTTCCCCTCCATCATGTCATAGATGTAGAAGAGCTTATTCTTCAGGCCTGTCGCCACTACCTGTTCACCATTGGTACTGAAACAGGCCTTATTCACTGGGAATTTCTCCAAGTGGATGCTCTGGATCTTGGGGTTAGTCTTGCCATCAACCTGGAAAACAACAAATTCATTATCTCAAAGCCTGAGATTTAAAACCACCAACGGAGCGCATACACGGCAAAGTAAGCACACCTGAAAAAGTGAGATGGAATGGTCCAACCCTGCTGTCATGACGACCTGGGCGGAGGGGTGAAACTGCACAGTGGACAGGCGATCTTCGGCTGGACGATCATTGTTAGCGTTCAAACACTTCTTCATCTGAACAACcgcaaataaaaattttattacaTGCTGAATATGACTTTAATCTAGATGGTGCAAATGGGTTTCAGTTTGGAAGCTAATTAGCATTCAACTGTTGATTAAATGATTGAAGCAGAATGTTATTTCATAGATTTAatgattattaatttaatgacaACATCACCCTGATAATTCCTTTAGGTAGACTCTCAGAGGTTCCCACAAAGTTGCCAGTTTTCTGCAACAAGctatcctcctcctcctcatcatcatcatcgtcgtcctCATACTCATGGCCTCCTAGAATTGGCAACACTTATTTATGGAATCAGTTTTGAGCAGTTTCTTTATGACATAGATATAGTTTAcctcttttcttgtttttcttaaCTTTCGTCTCTGCCCAAGATGGAGTTCCACCCATAGCTTTCTGAAatcttaaataataaaaaaaaatgatcaatgaCTAAAACTCTAAGAgctaattttataattttaaaaagagcaCTGGTTTGCTTACTGTTCCTTTAGCCTTTGTTGCAGTTTCTGCTTGGGCATTTTTGCTTCCGCATCACTTTTAGTAAAGTCTCTGCGAAAGCGGTGTGTCATGTCTACCCTGCATCACAAGGAGGAAAAATGTCAAGTGgcagcactggaggatccacaaGTGGACCATTAGATTAgtaaatgttttacaaaatgttttttcatttcattcaggcATTTTAGTCTCAATAAATTTTCAACGGAGACAAAAATAAGCACATACTCTTCATCGgcgccatcatcatcatcctcccaTGCTGCCTTTCTGGACTCTGGAAGCTGAAGCCGGGCTTCGTTTTCCTCCTCTGAAGCACTGGATTCATCATCTTCTAGCAAACTCGCACCTCTATCCTGcaaagaaatgtttttcatttcacgtattacattttgtacatttatagtatttagcgaccagggcagtggtggcctagcgattaaggttgccggttcgcatcccgatctgccaaggtgccactgagcaaagtgccgtccccacacactgctccccggacgcctgtcacggctgcccactgctcaccaagggtgacggtgacgttgtgtcaccgtgtgctgtactgcagtgtatcacagtgacaatcacttcactttcaggcattattattattattgacagAAATCATCTATGCTGTATTCTGTTAAGCAGACATTCCATAATTCGCTCCGAAGGGTGCCCCAATGCTTTAATTTCAAACCTTGACTATAATTAATAGCAAATAATACAGAAAACAAGCAACGTGAGATTGAAAAGGCGGCTGCGAACTACAGGCATCTGCATGCAGAATGAACGaacaacacactcacctctagCCTTTCCACCAGGTCCTCTTCACCACCGAACACCAGCTTTTCAAGCTCTTTCACGGACTCATCCTCCTCGCCCAGAGCTTTCATTAATTTCACATGTTTCTGTCTTTTGACTTCTTCTCTTTTCAGGTCCGTCGCCGGGGCTCGCTTCGTGCGATTCTTGCTTTTTCTAACGTCCGGAATGAATGCTTCCATTTTGTACAGACTCGTTAATCGTACTTCAATCAAAGTAGAAGCAAAATTGTCATAATCGCAATTACTTATTAACAGTGGGTCCAGGCAAACACGGTCAACGTTTGCCACATGGGAAGCAATGTGCTTCCGGTTCTGTGAACTCCGAACTCGGATGTTATTTTTTCCAGCCGCATTAATTCCGTGACACTTGGTGGCGCTGTTGCCATCTTATCGATTTTGCGCTAGATTTAGCGAGTTTTTAGACCCTCCAGCGACTCGTTTTCTCAAAAGCGACTAGGGACCAATTTTGCGGTGTTACTGGGGTCTTTTGAAGACTCTGGCGAGCCTCCGTGGGCTCCTCGCCGTCGCGATGCACCCACAGGCGGCCAGTCCTGGCGCTGCAGTCGGGGCATGACACGTTCACCCCTCCGCGTCCAGACTGCAAATGCATCACGCATGCGCGACGCCGCCGCGGATTAGAAATCTAAAATAAACGACTGCACCAAAACAAATCACCGGTTCAGCTCACGCAGCCTCAGTCACAATGCTGCCCTcgtccacatttacatttgcggcatttatcagactaccttatccagtgcgacttgcaatcagtagttacagggacagtccacccctggagcaactcacagttaagtgtcttgctcagggacacaatggttgtatgtggggtttgaacctgggtcttctggttcataggcgagtgtgttaccctctagactactaccaccctcatccACGCCTCTCTGTGACACCGAAGATGCATCATGCCTCGGTCTAAACTGTACTTtcagaaacacagaaagcaGTGGGAATCGAATTCAAAGGCTGGCTGAAGGCTACATACTGCCTGTATTGCAAGGCTGACTTCTATGCCAAACTTAGCAATGTACTGACAACTCAGAAACATCCTCAAAAGGTAAAACCTTATAACAGTTCCACCCAAACCACACTGCCATCAACTGTTAGAATATTTATTCTGCCGTGGTGCCGGCTATGCATTGAACACTGTTCTATGCTGGCATGCGATTCTACCCACTTCACAATGCACAGGACAAAGAGTACAGGAATGATCAATGGTGTTCTAGCACCCTACTTTCTAAAAAGGTTGGTCGCAGACGTGGGTGAGCATTGTTTCAGCCTCCTCCTAGATGGGGTCCACAGATGTACGTTTTCTCTAGGTGTCTGGGGATTGTGATTCGGTATTTTAGTGACACTAAACAGACAATTGTGTCAACCGTTCCGGGGCTGGTTGAGTTGGAGGGAGGAGATGTTGAGAAACTCCTTGGGGATAGGGACAGTGGGGGATTGATAATCGAGTCCATAAAGTGGAGGAGCATGACCTCAGAGATCTGGTTCTTATTCGCTGCAGCTCTGCAGTCATGTTTgcaatgacccccccccccccccccccctagtGTGGATTACTTGGTACGAGAGACTAATTACTGGTTTTCGGTGTCTCCAAAGCGCAGGGAGTCATTCAAGGCCATATATAACACCATCAACTGTGGGGAGAAACCCCTACAGATAACCAAGGTCTGCGCCACATGTTGGATTTCCATTGAACCagtgttttcagccattttggaCCACTGCTACATGGCTAAGGTTTTATACTCGATGTTCAGTAATCCTCAAAACATCTTGTTTTTCGACTTTTTTGAAGCCTGTGCTGGGTGAGGAACAGTTGGCTTTTGAGGGAGAGCAGGTAGAACCTCATAAGCTATTCGACAGCTTGGTTAGCTTGATGAAGTCTGTTAGGGTGCTGAATCTGCTAATAAATGCTGATGTACTCAAAAAATGAGTTGAAGGTGAGCTCGCCAGACAACACTGAAGTATTGCAGTACATGTCAGATGTCTACGTGGAGGAAACGCTAAAGCACAATAAGAACCCTGGAGAAACAGTAAAAATAGCCAAGCTCTTTGCCTACTCCCCTGCAGAGGTAGACAATGGCTGACAGAGACAGAccctctgtgtctgtgctgtccTTGCCCCACTCAAGTGTTGAAGTGGAGAGAGCATTCAGCCAGATGAGTGTGGTGAAAAGGAAACTCCGCAGACTCCATACCACATCAGCTGCTCTCTCATTTAAGCCAGTTCCATTAGTAGCTGAACCTTACATAGAGGACCTTGACCAAAATGCCGACAGGCCGCTCTTTCTGTAAGCCAGCACGGCCTGTGTGTATGTAGAAGGG
Protein-coding regions in this window:
- the utp18 gene encoding U3 small nucleolar RNA-associated protein 18 homolog — its product is MEAFIPDVRKSKNRTKRAPATDLKREEVKRQKHVKLMKALGEEDESVKELEKLVFGGEEDLVERLEDRGASLLEDDESSASEEENEARLQLPESRKAAWEDDDDGADEEVDMTHRFRRDFTKSDAEAKMPKQKLQQRLKEQFQKAMGGTPSWAETKVKKNKKRGGHEYEDDDDDDEEEEDSLLQKTGNFVGTSESLPKGIIRMKKCLNANNDRPAEDRLSTVQFHPSAQVVMTAGLDHSISLFQVDGKTNPKIQSIHLEKFPVNKACFSTNGEQVVATGLKNKLFYIYDMMEGKIIPVPTVRGLNEKRVKEFEVSPEGESLLFTGSAGYLHLMTMKTREVVRTMKVNGSVCGTAFSADGSKIFSSTEEGEVFIWDVRSSRCLNRFVDDGCIKGTSIAVSRDGQYLACGSQSGVVNVYSQASCLTSSQPKPLKAIMNLLTPATSLRFNPTSEILAIASRSDDEANRLVHLPSLTVFSNFPMFRRKTIYRTFSLDFSPNSGFYSVANNKGDALLFRLLHYGDF